TGAAACATTCGCGTCATTAGTGTTTAAAAATTATATCACTTCGTCTATATTATAATTCTTATGCTCACGATTCGTTCTGATAATCATTTCTCCTAAGAATCCTGCAACAAAAAGAAGGCTTCCCAAGATCATCATTGTTAATGCAATAAAGAACCAAGGATTATTGGTGATTAAATGTCCGTAAATTCCTCTTGCAACATCAATCAGTTTAGAAATCCCCAGCCAAAGAGCTGAAAGAAAACCAACAATAAACATTAAAGTTCCTACTGCTCCAAAGAAATGCATTGGTCTTCCTCCAAAACGACTTACAAACCAAAGGGTTATCAAATCCAGAAAACCTCTTACAAATCTTTCAGTTCCGAATTTTGAAGTTCCGTAAGGTCTTGCCTGGTGTTGTACTTCTTTTTCAGTAATTCTTCGGAAACCTGCATTGGCAGCCAATACCGGAATATAGCGGTGCATATCTCCGTATACATCAACAGATTTTACAACCTGTCTTTTATAGGCTTTCAAACCACAGTTGAAGTCATGAAGATAAACTCCTGAAACTTTTCTCGCCGCTGCATTGAATAGTTTTGACGGAATATTTTTCGTCATTACATTATCAAAACGTTTCTTTTTCCAACCGGAAACGATATCATAATTATCGTTGATTACCATATTATACAGTTCCGGAATTTCTTCAGGGAAATCCTGCAGGTCGGCGTCCATAGTAATTACCACATCTCCGTTTGTTCTTTCAAAGGCTGCATGAAGGGCCTGAGATTTTCCATAATTTCTGGAAAATTTAATAGCGTGGATCTGAGGATGCTGAACTTTCATATTCTCAATAATACTCCACGACAAATCCGTACTTCCATCGTCTACAAACCAGATCTCATAAGATAAATCATTGGTTGTGCATACTTTATCAATTCTTGAAAAAAGCTCTTCCAGAGAGTCTTCTTCGTTCAGTAACGGAATAACTATAGATAAATTCATTTAATTTTAATAAAAATTAGGCTTGATTTGTTTCTTCAGGCTGATGTATTGTTCTTGTTCTGAAGAACGCTCCGAAAAACACCGACAAAACTACGTAAAATATAAGAATTGCTGCAAAGTATCCTGAAAAATGACTTGCGGTAAGCATATCTTTTCCTTTAACAGCTTCCGGAGTGAAGCTTTGTAACCTTTCTGTATACTTCTGATCCAGCTCATCAATATCTTTCTGATGCTTCAGAATTTTTCTTGCAGAGGTATATTCGGTATCCAATTCTGATTTTTGTCTCTGAACATATTGGTAGTTCAACAGTTTTTTTGCTGCCGGATCTACAAAATTTAAAAAGGCATAAATACTAAAGATGGAAAGAATTCCTCCGACAAACATCGGAACGAATGCTCTTTTGAAAGCTTCTTTGAATTTTACTACTCTATGGTTGTTCCAATAAGATTTTACAGACCAGAAAGCAGCCCCCGCATAGAGAAGAGGCAAAACAAAAGCGTTGGCTTTCAAAGAGATATCAAAATAATTGATTCCTGAGAAAAAAGTGTACACTACAAAGAAAACGATCATTGTAGCGATAAAAAGTATAATTCCTAGTGTTGATGGACTTTTCGTCATATTTAAATTTTTAGAAAAAAGTTGAAAAATTTTCCCTCTAAATGTCAGGCGTTTAGCTTTACCACTGCATTTTTTCGACTAATTTTCTTTAATAATGTTTTGAAGTTTATAAAATATTCCTACCTTTGCAACGGCAAGTCCTAAACAACCAGCTCCTGAGAATCCTCCAGGGTGGGAACGCAGCAAAGGTAATCGGTCGTAGCGGTGTGATTTAGGTAGCTTGCCATTTTTTTTTGGTTTAAAGTAAGAAGAGAGGTAATTTGATAATTATCTTTTTTTGTTTTTAATACCTTACGCATCATTTTCATTTTTCTAATTTTCAGATTACCTCCGGTTCAGTTATTGATTAAAATTCGAATGTCTCACCCAATTTTGGTAAAACAAGTTCTACATTTTTATCTGCAAAATGCTTTAATGCACTTTCATGATTGATTTCAATTGCAGGGAAAGTATCAAAGTGACATCCGATTACTTTTGGAGTTTTCAACAGTTCTGCAGCGGCAAAAGAAGCTTTTCTAGGGCACATTGTGTAGTGGCTCCCGATAGGAAGGATAGAAAGATCAATTTTTCCGTATAATCTCGGGAACAGCTCCATATCAGCCATTACTCCTGTATCTCCAGCCAAATAGATGTTCTTACCTTCAGGAAGTCTGAAGATATACCCTACAGGAACGCCTCCATAGCTTCCATCCGGGAAAGAACTTGTATGATGAGCCGGAACCATGGAAATTTTCAAATCGTCGATTTTTGCCGATCCTCCTAAGTTCACATCGTCTCTATTTTTAGCCTGTTGGAAGTAACCGCACACTTCTGGTACTCCAATGATGGTAGCTTCCGGATAATGCTGTAATACCTCTGCTACATCGGCAATATGATCACCATGCGCATGGGTTAACAAGATGTAGTCGATTTTTTGAGCAGCAATATCAAACCCTGATTCTGCTTTTTTGTAATTGTAAAAAGGGTCGCTCAAAATTGTTTTGTCCTTGTAGGTAAACAGGAAACAATTTTGCCCTAAGAATTGTATTTTCATTTTAAATTTAGTTTTAAAATTTCTGGTTAATGATTCATCAGTCTAAGTGAAAGAAACATCTTTTTTAAGAACATCCCAATGGTGGCTTTAAAAAAAACTCATATATCAACAGACATGTTGGTATTATTATTAAAATCTGGAGAACTAATAGCGGTTTCATTACTTGCAATTTCCTGATTAACACACAAAATGCTAAGACAGCATTAGAAATGATAATCAAAGTAACCAAGGCAGGAATAAAGTCAATTTCAAAAACGGACATTCCACCCCTTAATTCCTCAATCAAATAATAAATAAATAGTAAAGCTAAAATGATTGACAGAAACGAAGTTATCTTTAAAGCAATTTTCATGATTTCTATTTCTGCGGGAATTTATCTTCAATTAAGCTGAGATTAATTCCATGTTCCAGATAAGCTTTACAACCGTCTAAAACTGTCGTAAAACCTCCTGTATTGTCATTAATTACTTTTAACAGATCTTCGCCAGTCTGGCTAAATCCATAGCTCTTAACAATAATAAGAGTTCCTTTTTCCATGGTTTTGAATTCATAGTCTACGTTTGTTGAAGGCTCTCCCCACTCTGTTTTGATCAGCTGGTTCGGAATTATCTGATGAACTTTCACTTCGGATTTCACTCCGTACATTTCCCATTCCCAGATAACAGTTTTACCTTCTTCTAATTTTCCGGTAGATTTTGTGAACCAGAAATTAGTTGTTATCTCCGGGTTGATAAATGCTTCAAAAACATCTTCAATCGGTTTTCTGATAAGCATTTGAGCTTCAACATAAACATTAGAACTCATGATGTAATATTTTAGATTTAGTTAAATAAATTCAATCCGGCTGCCGTAAGAATTGCCATTACAAACGTCATGATACCCACCTGCTTTAAGTACTGATCTAATTCTTTTGGTTCTTTTACCGATAAAATTTTTCTTCTCAGTTTTGATAATGGAATCAGCAGAATCATTACGATAAAAGCATAATAGTTTTGCCCCTGCATAAATCCGTTTATTCCTAAAAACATAAGAATCAGCAGTAATGGAAGCTGTAACAGGACCATTTCATAAATCATTGCATTTCTGAATCCTATTCTCAATGCAAAGCTGTTTTTTCCTGATAGTTTATCACTTTCAATATCTCTCATATTGTTCAGGTTGAGAACCGCCATACTCATCATTCCAACAGCAGTTCCCGGTAGTAACATATCCCAGCTGAACGTTTTGGTAAACAGGAAATAACTTCCGCATACGGAAACCAATCCAAAGAAGATAAATACAAAGATATCTCCCAATCCCATATATCCGTAAGGCTTCTTCCCTACCGTATACCCTATCGCTGCAAGAATACATGCTATTCCTAATCCTATGAAAATATAAAATTCATTCATATAGTTTGGAATAAAAGCAACGTACAGCAATGCAATAGTTGCAATGAAAGATAATGCTGCGAAAAGAATCACTGCATTTTTCATCTGTTTTGCGGTAATTTTTCCTGATGCTACTGCTCTTGCTTCAGCTTCATTGATTCTTTTGGCATCGGTTCCTTTTACTCCGTCACCGTAATCATTGGCATAATTTGATAAAATCTGGTATAAAAGTGTCACCAAAAGAGCGAGCGCTAAAATTTTCCAGTCCCAGGTTCCACCTTCTCCGTAAAGTCTCCATTTTGCAATGAAAGCTCCCATAATAATTCCGCTTAAGGAAAGCGGTAAAGTTCTTAGCCTTGCGGCTTTTATCCAATCCGTCATATTATTTTAGATGTTAGACAGTAGAAGTTAGAAGTTAGTAAGACCATTCTGTCTAATATCTAGCTTCTAACCTCTAACTTCTTTTTTATGATATCCATTGATCTTCTCCGAAGTTTGGCTTTCTTTTTTCAAGGAATGCATTTCTTCCTTCCTGAGCCTCTTCCGTCATATAGGCAAGACGGGTTGCTTCTCCTGCGAAAACCTGCTGTCCTACCATACCATCGTCTGTAAGGTTCATAGCAAATTTCAGCATTCTGATAGAAGTAGGAGATTTAGCTAATATTTCCTGAGCCCACTCATAAGCTGTATCTTCTAATTCAGCATGAGGAACTACTTTATTTACCATTCCCATTTCTAAAGCTTCCTGAGCAGAATAGTTTCTTCCTAAAAAGAATATTTCACGGGCTTTTTTCTGTCCTACCATTTTAGCAAGGTAAGCAGAACCGTAACCACCATCAAAACTTGTAACATCAGCATCTGTCTGCTTGAAAATAGCATGTTCTTCGCTTGCTAACGTTAAATCACATACAACATGAAGCGAGTGCCCTCCACCAACTGCCCATCCAGGAACTACTGCTATAACTACTTTAGGCATAAAACGGATCAAACGCTGAACTTCAAGGATATTCAAACGGTGTCTTCCATCTTCTCCTACGTATCCCTGATGCCCTCTGGCTTTTTGATCTCCTCCACTACAAAAGGCCCATCCACCGTCTTTAGGGCTTGGTCCTTCTCCTGAAAGCAATACAACTCCTATTGAAGGATCTTCATAGGCATCATAAAAAGCATCGTATAATTCTGAAGTTGTTTTAGGCCTGAAAGCGTTACGTACCTCTGGTCTGTTGAAAGCAATTCTTGCTACACCGTTAGATTTTTTATAGGTAATATCTTCGTATTCCTTGGCGGTTTTCCACTCGATCATCTTATAAAAATTTTTCTCAAAGATACGGAATTACAGAGAAATTATCTGTGTGAAATTTACCCATCATTTCAATAAGGAAGAGAAATTTTTCATCCAAAAATTCTACTTACAGATATTGGATAAAAATGTATTTTTCAGAATGAGCAACGGACTCTGTTTTCTTACAAAACAAAAGCCGGAACAGTAATGTTCCGGCTTTTTATTATTGAGTTATTAAATAATTACTTGGCAGCTGCACTAAGTTCAGCTTCTTTTGCTTTCATTTCTTTAACTTTTTCAATGTTTTTAGTTACTACATAAATTTCCTTTAATGCAGAAACAGCATCAATGCTCTTTGGATTTGCTTTATACCATCCTTCTGCGTATGGTAATGCTTTTCCAAATCTTTCTCTTCTTGCGTCGATCAATTTAGAAGCTTCATCCGGTTTGTCTTTTCTCAATGCATTGATTTCTCCTACTACTTTAGCATCATCACCAATGGTTGTATATACTAAGTTTTGATATGCGTCAGAAAAATCTGGTTTAAGCTCAATTGCTTTTTTGAATGCCTCTACTGCATCATTTACAGTAGCAGGATTTTTAGCCTGCATTACCCCAAGGTTGTACCAGTTGGTTGCATCGTTAGGGTTCTTAGCCAACTGTTCTTTCAATCCGGAAACGAATTTATCTGTATTTCCTGACTGAAGATATGCTGTAGTCTGAGCTTCTTTAAGTTTAGCACTGTTTGGGAATTTAACTAATCCTTTTTCGATAACAGCAAGAGCCTCAGGTCCTTTTTTCGCATTAAGAAGTAATGAAGCCAGAGTTTCGTATAAATCTGCCTCTATACTTTTAGTCTGCTCTGTTTTGAAATCAGAATAGTCAGAATTCTTCTTCATAAGCTCCCAAGTTGCTTTATCTAGATTTACAACCTGTCCTGTTTTCTTTTCTTTTGCAGTATAAGTAGTTTCTACTCCCGTAAATCCTGAATTAACAAGGTCTGTATAAATTTTGATAGATTGGTCACTGTTATTAGCTAATGCGTGGCTAAGTCCAGCATAATACATATATATTTTGTTGTCCTGTCCGCTAGACTTTAATAAGTCATAAACTTCAATGAACTTAGGTGCTGCAGCTGCATAATTTTTTGCATTATACGCGTCCATAGCAACTTTGTTAGCTTCCTGAAGCTGAGCATTCAAAGCATTCGCATCTTTTTTCTGCCCAAAAGCAAAAGCAGACGCTACGATAGCCATTCCTAAAATTAGTTTCTTCATAATAACTATTTTATATTTATATTGTACAATTTATTCTTCAGAATCAGAATTCTCATTTTCCTCTGCTGCATTTTCATTTTCAGCCTGAGGTATTGTATTGTCTTCCTGGTTATCAGCTACAATATCTGTTTCTTCTTCAGTTTCTTCAGAATCTTCTTCTACATCTTTATCCATTGCTACTTTTGCAATGGCTGCAATTTCGTCATTTTTCTTAAGATTGATCAGTTTTACTCCCTGTGTATTTCTACCCATTACTCTCATTTCATCCATACCCATTCTGATTGCAACACCGGATTTATTGATAATCATCAATCCATCTTCGTCCGTTACATTTTGAATAGCAATCAGATTTCCTGTTTTTTCGGTAATATTCAGGGTAATAACTCCTTTTCCTCCTCTGTTGGTAATTCTATAATCTTCTACTGCAGTTCTCTTTCCGTATCCTTTTTCAGATACTACAAGTACTGTTTCGTTTTCTACATCGTTCACAACAATCATACCAATAACCTCATCATTGTCTTCCATGGCAATACCTCTTACCCCGATAGATCCTCTACCTACTTCTCTTACTTTTTCTTCAGGGAAACGGATACATTTACCATTTTTAGTAGCAATCATAATCTGAGATGTTCCGTTAGTAAGGTAAGCACCCAATAACTGGTCATTATCTCTGATTTCAATAGCATTTACTCCATTTACTCTTGGTCTTGAATAGGCTTCTAATGATGTTTTCTTGATAGTACCGTTTTTGGTAACCATCACAACGCTCATTTGATTTACATATTCGGAATCCTTCAGGTTGTTGGTTCTGATATATGCTTTGATCTTATCATCCGGTTCAATGTTGATAAGGTTTTGCACTGCTCTTCCTTTTGCTGTTTTGGAGCCTTCCGGAATTTCAAATACTCTCAGCCAGTAACATCTTCCTTTTTCGGTAAAGAATAACATATACTGGTGATTGGTTGCAGAAACAATATATTCAAGGAAGTCGGAATCCCTTGTTGTTGCTGCTTTGTTTCCTACACCTCCTCTGCTTTGAATTTTATATTCT
The window above is part of the Chryseobacterium sp. MA9 genome. Proteins encoded here:
- a CDS encoding glycosyltransferase family 2 protein, with product MNLSIVIPLLNEEDSLEELFSRIDKVCTTNDLSYEIWFVDDGSTDLSWSIIENMKVQHPQIHAIKFSRNYGKSQALHAAFERTNGDVVITMDADLQDFPEEIPELYNMVINDNYDIVSGWKKKRFDNVMTKNIPSKLFNAAARKVSGVYLHDFNCGLKAYKRQVVKSVDVYGDMHRYIPVLAANAGFRRITEKEVQHQARPYGTSKFGTERFVRGFLDLITLWFVSRFGGRPMHFFGAVGTLMFIVGFLSALWLGISKLIDVARGIYGHLITNNPWFFIALTMMILGSLLFVAGFLGEMIIRTNREHKNYNIDEVI
- a CDS encoding DUF4199 domain-containing protein, which translates into the protein MTKSPSTLGIILFIATMIVFFVVYTFFSGINYFDISLKANAFVLPLLYAGAAFWSVKSYWNNHRVVKFKEAFKRAFVPMFVGGILSIFSIYAFLNFVDPAAKKLLNYQYVQRQKSELDTEYTSARKILKHQKDIDELDQKYTERLQSFTPEAVKGKDMLTASHFSGYFAAILIFYVVLSVFFGAFFRTRTIHQPEETNQA
- a CDS encoding metal-dependent hydrolase, which gives rise to MKIQFLGQNCFLFTYKDKTILSDPFYNYKKAESGFDIAAQKIDYILLTHAHGDHIADVAEVLQHYPEATIIGVPEVCGYFQQAKNRDDVNLGGSAKIDDLKISMVPAHHTSSFPDGSYGGVPVGYIFRLPEGKNIYLAGDTGVMADMELFPRLYGKIDLSILPIGSHYTMCPRKASFAAAELLKTPKVIGCHFDTFPAIEINHESALKHFADKNVELVLPKLGETFEF
- a CDS encoding SRPBCC family protein, with product MSSNVYVEAQMLIRKPIEDVFEAFINPEITTNFWFTKSTGKLEEGKTVIWEWEMYGVKSEVKVHQIIPNQLIKTEWGEPSTNVDYEFKTMEKGTLIIVKSYGFSQTGEDLLKVINDNTGGFTTVLDGCKAYLEHGINLSLIEDKFPQK
- the menA gene encoding 1,4-dihydroxy-2-naphthoate octaprenyltransferase; translation: MTDWIKAARLRTLPLSLSGIIMGAFIAKWRLYGEGGTWDWKILALALLVTLLYQILSNYANDYGDGVKGTDAKRINEAEARAVASGKITAKQMKNAVILFAALSFIATIALLYVAFIPNYMNEFYIFIGLGIACILAAIGYTVGKKPYGYMGLGDIFVFIFFGLVSVCGSYFLFTKTFSWDMLLPGTAVGMMSMAVLNLNNMRDIESDKLSGKNSFALRIGFRNAMIYEMVLLQLPLLLILMFLGINGFMQGQNYYAFIVMILLIPLSKLRRKILSVKEPKELDQYLKQVGIMTFVMAILTAAGLNLFN
- a CDS encoding 1,4-dihydroxy-2-naphthoyl-CoA synthase — protein: MIEWKTAKEYEDITYKKSNGVARIAFNRPEVRNAFRPKTTSELYDAFYDAYEDPSIGVVLLSGEGPSPKDGGWAFCSGGDQKARGHQGYVGEDGRHRLNILEVQRLIRFMPKVVIAVVPGWAVGGGHSLHVVCDLTLASEEHAIFKQTDADVTSFDGGYGSAYLAKMVGQKKAREIFFLGRNYSAQEALEMGMVNKVVPHAELEDTAYEWAQEILAKSPTSIRMLKFAMNLTDDGMVGQQVFAGEATRLAYMTEEAQEGRNAFLEKRKPNFGEDQWIS
- a CDS encoding M48 family metallopeptidase, which encodes MKKLILGMAIVASAFAFGQKKDANALNAQLQEANKVAMDAYNAKNYAAAAPKFIEVYDLLKSSGQDNKIYMYYAGLSHALANNSDQSIKIYTDLVNSGFTGVETTYTAKEKKTGQVVNLDKATWELMKKNSDYSDFKTEQTKSIEADLYETLASLLLNAKKGPEALAVIEKGLVKFPNSAKLKEAQTTAYLQSGNTDKFVSGLKEQLAKNPNDATNWYNLGVMQAKNPATVNDAVEAFKKAIELKPDFSDAYQNLVYTTIGDDAKVVGEINALRKDKPDEASKLIDARRERFGKALPYAEGWYKANPKSIDAVSALKEIYVVTKNIEKVKEMKAKEAELSAAAK